Proteins encoded by one window of Halomonas chromatireducens:
- the ectB gene encoding diaminobutyrate--2-oxoglutarate transaminase produces MQTQTLERMESNVRTYSRSFPVVFTKAMNARLTDETGREYIDFLAGAGTLNYGHNNPHLKQALLDYLASDGIVHGLDFWTAAKRDYLETLEEVILKPRGLDYKIQLPGPTGTNAVEAAIRLARVAKGRHNIVTFTNGFHGVTMGSLATTGNRKFREATGGIPLQGAAFMPYDGYLGENTDTLDYFEKLLADKSGGLDTPAAVIIETVQGEGGINVAGLEWLKRLEQICRANDILLIVDDIQAGCGRTGKFFSFEHAGITPDIVTNSKSLSGFGLPFAHVLMRPELDKWKPGQYNGTFRGFNLAFATAAAAMRQYWSDDTFERDVQRKGEIVAERFQKIAAWLTERGIKATERGRGLMRGIDVGSGDIADKITGKAFENGLVIETSGQDGEVVKCLCPLTIPDEDLQQGLDILEESVKQVIT; encoded by the coding sequence ATGCAGACCCAGACACTTGAACGCATGGAATCCAACGTTCGGACCTATTCACGCTCTTTTCCGGTGGTCTTCACCAAGGCCATGAACGCGCGCCTAACCGACGAAACCGGCCGTGAATACATCGACTTCCTGGCGGGTGCCGGCACGCTCAACTACGGCCACAACAATCCCCACCTGAAGCAGGCACTGCTCGACTACCTGGCCAGCGACGGCATTGTCCATGGCCTGGATTTCTGGACGGCTGCCAAGCGTGACTATCTGGAAACGCTGGAAGAGGTAATCCTCAAGCCGCGCGGACTGGACTACAAGATCCAGTTGCCCGGACCGACCGGCACAAACGCCGTCGAGGCAGCGATTCGCCTGGCACGCGTGGCCAAGGGGCGCCACAATATCGTCACCTTCACCAACGGTTTCCATGGTGTCACCATGGGATCGCTCGCCACGACCGGCAACCGCAAGTTCCGCGAGGCCACCGGCGGCATCCCGCTCCAGGGCGCGGCCTTCATGCCCTATGATGGCTATCTTGGCGAAAACACCGACACCCTGGACTATTTCGAGAAACTGCTGGCCGACAAGTCCGGTGGCCTTGACACTCCTGCGGCCGTGATCATCGAGACCGTGCAGGGGGAGGGCGGTATCAACGTGGCCGGGCTCGAGTGGCTGAAGCGCCTTGAGCAGATTTGCCGTGCCAATGACATCCTGCTGATCGTCGACGACATCCAGGCCGGCTGTGGCCGTACCGGCAAGTTCTTCAGCTTCGAGCACGCCGGCATCACGCCCGATATCGTGACCAACTCCAAGTCGCTGTCAGGTTTCGGCCTGCCGTTTGCCCACGTGCTGATGCGTCCCGAACTCGACAAGTGGAAACCCGGTCAGTACAACGGTACTTTCCGCGGCTTCAACCTGGCCTTTGCCACCGCCGCTGCGGCCATGCGACAGTATTGGTCCGATGACACCTTCGAGCGGGATGTACAGCGCAAGGGAGAGATCGTCGCAGAGCGCTTCCAGAAAATCGCAGCTTGGCTTACCGAGCGGGGAATCAAGGCGACCGAGCGGGGGCGTGGCCTGATGCGCGGCATCGATGTCGGCAGCGGCGATATCGCCGACAAGATCACCGGCAAGGCCTTCGAAAACGGTCTAGTGATCGAGACCAGCGGCCAGGATGGTGAAGTGGTCAAGTGTCTTTGCCCGCTGACCATTCCCGACGAGGATCTCCAACAGGGCCTGGACATTCTCGAAGAGAGCGTCAAACAGGTCATCACCTGA
- a CDS encoding ectoine synthase, whose product MIVRNLEEARQTDRLVKSESGTWDSTRLVLAADGGNFSFHITRIYEGTETHIHYKHHYESVYCIEGEGEVETLADGKIWPIKPGDIYILDQHDEHLLRAHKTMHLACVFTPPITGNEVHREDGSYAPADDN is encoded by the coding sequence ATGATCGTTCGCAATCTTGAGGAAGCGCGTCAAACCGACCGTCTGGTCAAGTCCGAGAGCGGGACCTGGGACAGCACCCGTCTGGTACTGGCCGCCGATGGAGGTAATTTTTCCTTCCATATCACTCGCATCTATGAGGGCACCGAAACACACATCCACTACAAGCATCACTATGAATCGGTGTACTGCATCGAGGGTGAAGGTGAAGTGGAAACCTTGGCGGATGGCAAGATCTGGCCGATCAAGCCCGGCGACATCTATATTCTCGACCAGCATGACGAGCACCTGCTGCGAGCCCACAAGACCATGCATCTGGCATGTGTCTTCACGCCGCCGATCACCGGTAATGAAGTGCATCGCGAAGACGGCTCCTACGCACCGGCAGACGACAATTGA
- a CDS encoding Na(+)/H(+) antiporter subunit B has protein sequence MLLAAGLLWLAWQALFTPRRFSAVVNFMAFYLLMALVWVRLDAPDIALAEAAIGAGVTGALLLTALGRLPAGTSAGADPRRWQRPLQYLAMGGTGLAVIWLAWVAARNRKSAGRPATRA, from the coding sequence TTGCTGCTTGCCGCAGGCTTGCTGTGGCTGGCCTGGCAGGCCCTGTTCACCCCGCGCCGCTTTTCCGCCGTGGTCAATTTCATGGCCTTCTACCTGCTGATGGCACTGGTGTGGGTTCGCCTGGACGCACCGGATATCGCCCTGGCGGAGGCCGCCATCGGCGCCGGCGTCACCGGCGCCCTGCTGCTGACGGCCCTGGGACGACTGCCAGCCGGCACCAGTGCCGGGGCCGACCCCCGCCGCTGGCAACGTCCACTCCAGTACCTGGCCATGGGAGGTACCGGCCTGGCGGTGATCTGGCTCGCCTGGGTGGCAGCGCGCAACCGGAAATCAGCAGGGAGGCCAGCAACCAGGGCATAG
- the mnhG gene encoding monovalent cation/H(+) antiporter subunit G, giving the protein MTEALHWLGYGFVAAGILFFLAGSLGLLRFPDVFTRLHALTKADNLGLGLICLGLAFQASGLAEAVKYLLIWLLMLVASGIGATLIASTALACGLAPQQADMPSNTTTSERPAPK; this is encoded by the coding sequence ATGACTGAAGCACTGCATTGGCTCGGCTACGGGTTCGTTGCTGCCGGCATCCTGTTCTTCCTGGCCGGCAGCCTTGGCCTGCTGCGCTTCCCGGATGTCTTCACCCGTCTGCACGCCCTGACCAAAGCCGATAACCTCGGCCTCGGCCTGATCTGCCTGGGACTTGCCTTTCAAGCCTCGGGCCTTGCCGAGGCCGTGAAATACCTGCTGATCTGGTTGTTGATGCTGGTTGCCTCCGGTATCGGGGCTACCCTGATCGCCTCGACGGCGCTAGCATGCGGCCTTGCCCCGCAACAGGCTGACATGCCGTCAAACACGACGACAAGCGAAAGGCCCGCCCCGAAGTGA
- a CDS encoding monovalent cation/H+ antiporter complex subunit F, which translates to MTTYLYAVGAALLLANAGVGAWRILRGPTSADRMLAAEMITTSAIAVLLLLSIVSDQSALVDVALLFALLAAVAMANFVTRTWTLLRDDKDTREEAGHD; encoded by the coding sequence ATGACGACCTACCTGTATGCCGTCGGTGCGGCACTGCTGCTGGCCAATGCCGGCGTCGGCGCCTGGCGGATCCTGCGCGGTCCCACCAGCGCCGACCGCATGCTGGCTGCCGAGATGATCACCACCTCGGCCATCGCCGTACTGCTGCTGCTGAGCATCGTCTCCGACCAGTCGGCACTGGTGGACGTGGCACTGCTCTTCGCCCTGCTGGCCGCCGTGGCCATGGCCAATTTCGTCACGCGCACCTGGACACTGCTGCGCGATGACAAGGACACCCGAGAAGAGGCAGGCCATGACTGA
- a CDS encoding Na+/H+ antiporter subunit E, which translates to MNYRRWQAWAWRLAILSLLWWAISSGDPASWAWGVPAILAAAVLMPVFNWQLRPLAVLLFVPHALWLALRGGLEVAWLACRPSLRLNTRVIEHRWHYLPEGPAQLFMASLINLIPGTLALRLASGTLQVHVLNLHNGTAASLVRLERRIAALFGVTHRKET; encoded by the coding sequence ATGAACTATCGACGTTGGCAGGCATGGGCATGGCGACTGGCGATACTGTCGCTGCTGTGGTGGGCCATCAGCAGCGGCGACCCCGCCTCCTGGGCCTGGGGAGTGCCAGCCATACTTGCCGCGGCGGTGCTGATGCCCGTCTTCAACTGGCAACTGCGCCCCTTGGCGGTTCTCCTGTTCGTGCCCCATGCCCTCTGGCTGGCCCTTCGCGGCGGACTGGAGGTGGCCTGGCTGGCCTGCCGCCCCTCGCTCCGGCTCAACACAAGAGTGATCGAACACCGCTGGCATTATCTGCCCGAAGGCCCGGCCCAACTGTTCATGGCCAGCCTGATCAACCTGATACCCGGCACCCTGGCACTGCGTCTCGCCTCCGGCACCCTGCAGGTCCACGTCCTGAACCTGCACAACGGCACCGCGGCCTCTCTGGTACGGCTCGAACGACGTATTGCCGCTCTCTTCGGAGTAACCCACCGGAAGGAGACCTAG
- a CDS encoding DNA-binding protein, whose translation MARSGVQYEDVKQAIDTLMAKGEAPSVQKIRDVLGTGSFTTISDHLREWRARREVRAETVTTQGMPEPVQQLAEGLWEKAQDAAGAALAEYREAADREVTAARAAVQDARREAEDAEQREAALSAHLASIEQRLEARSAALATAEVERDQAIETARRLGERLARSLQQLERLQAESELQLQTHQQALGEREAQHQARQLQEEQRHEAAEARLMSLLDEARQERLSGEKRYAANLRQLESRQEALKQELQEMRAILAKEEKQHRETQWARTRAEERAETMRHEQSLLQARIDDQKRHLEEQASRLRLLESEISRRLWQGEAHHQREVRGAPATKKGPANTEPAKVSIGKSEIDRSESESR comes from the coding sequence ATGGCACGCAGCGGAGTGCAGTACGAAGATGTAAAGCAGGCAATCGATACCCTGATGGCCAAGGGAGAAGCCCCCAGCGTGCAAAAGATCAGGGACGTGCTGGGGACCGGTAGCTTCACGACCATCAGCGACCACCTTCGCGAATGGCGCGCGCGGCGGGAAGTGCGCGCCGAAACCGTGACCACTCAAGGCATGCCAGAGCCGGTTCAGCAGCTGGCCGAAGGGCTTTGGGAGAAGGCGCAGGATGCTGCCGGAGCTGCCCTCGCCGAGTATCGTGAAGCAGCGGACCGCGAGGTCACAGCGGCCAGGGCTGCCGTTCAGGATGCCAGACGCGAGGCAGAGGATGCGGAGCAGCGCGAAGCGGCACTCTCCGCCCACCTGGCCAGCATCGAGCAGCGGCTGGAAGCACGCAGTGCTGCCCTGGCCACCGCGGAAGTCGAGCGCGATCAGGCCATTGAAACGGCCCGCCGGCTGGGTGAGCGACTCGCCCGAAGCCTACAGCAGCTTGAGCGACTGCAGGCAGAAAGCGAGCTGCAGCTTCAGACCCACCAGCAGGCCCTGGGGGAGCGGGAAGCACAGCACCAGGCACGCCAGCTTCAGGAAGAACAGCGCCACGAAGCCGCCGAAGCACGGCTAATGAGCCTGCTGGATGAGGCGCGCCAAGAGCGCCTGTCCGGCGAGAAGCGCTACGCGGCCAACCTGCGACAGCTGGAAAGCCGCCAGGAAGCGCTGAAGCAAGAGCTGCAGGAAATGCGCGCCATACTGGCCAAGGAAGAGAAACAGCACCGGGAAACCCAGTGGGCTCGCACCCGAGCAGAAGAGCGTGCCGAGACCATGCGCCACGAACAGTCACTGCTGCAGGCGCGCATCGACGACCAGAAGCGCCACCTAGAAGAGCAGGCCAGTCGCTTGCGCCTGCTGGAGTCCGAGATCAGCCGTCGGCTCTGGCAGGGCGAAGCGCATCACCAGAGGGAAGTGCGAGGGGCTCCCGCGACGAAAAAAGGCCCCGCCAATACGGAGCCTGCAAAGGTATCGATCGGCAAAAGCGAAATCGACAGGAGTGAGAGCGAGAGCCGCTAA
- the nfuA gene encoding Fe-S biogenesis protein NfuA, whose protein sequence is MSETIQITDSAQDYLAELLEKQNVEGIAVRIFITQPGTPYAETCLAYCRPGEEEPTDERVELEKINVFLDKNSLPFLDEAVVDFNADRMGGQLTIKAPNAKMPKVNADSPLEDRVNYILYSEINPGLAAHGGEIKLTELTEDKVAVLAFGGGCQGCAAVDLTLKEGVEKTLMERIPELTGIRDVTDHTDTTNAYYR, encoded by the coding sequence ATGAGCGAGACTATCCAGATTACCGACAGTGCCCAGGATTACCTTGCCGAACTGCTGGAGAAGCAGAACGTCGAAGGTATCGCCGTGCGCATCTTCATTACCCAGCCCGGTACGCCCTATGCCGAGACCTGCCTGGCCTATTGCCGGCCGGGTGAGGAGGAGCCCACCGACGAGCGTGTCGAGCTGGAGAAGATCAATGTGTTCCTGGACAAGAACAGCCTTCCCTTCCTCGACGAGGCAGTGGTCGATTTCAATGCCGACCGTATGGGGGGGCAGCTGACCATCAAGGCCCCCAATGCCAAGATGCCCAAGGTCAACGCCGACAGTCCCCTCGAGGACCGGGTCAACTACATTCTCTACAGCGAGATTAACCCCGGCCTGGCTGCCCATGGCGGCGAGATTAAGCTGACCGAGCTGACCGAGGACAAGGTGGCGGTGCTGGCGTTCGGCGGCGGCTGCCAGGGCTGCGCTGCTGTCGACCTGACTCTGAAAGAGGGGGTCGAGAAGACCCTGATGGAGCGTATTCCCGAATTGACGGGCATCCGTGACGTCACCGACCATACCGACACCACGAACGCCTATTATCGCTGA
- the metH gene encoding methionine synthase, with amino-acid sequence MAAVPSALTTTLTEQLGQRILMLDGGMGTMLQNAELDEADFRGDRFHDWPSDLKGNNDLLALTCPDLVTRIHRQYLEAGADIIETNTFNSTRLSQSDYGMEELVPELNRESARLAREVCDAVASETGVPRYVAGVLGPTSRTASLSPDVNDPAKRNVTFDALRENYYQAAEALIEGGADLIMIETIFDTLNAKAAIFALEELFADRGERLPVMISGTITDASGRTLSGQTTEAFWNSVRHAEPLSIGLNCALGAAELRPYLEELSTKADTFVSAHPNAGLPNEFGEYDQTPEEMAAIVAEFAESGLVNIIGGCCGSTPEHIAAIHAAIEGMAPRQVPERPRACRLSGLEPFNIEKDSLFVNVGERTNVTGSARFKRLIVDEDYNTALEVALEQVENGAQVIDINMDEGMLESEEAMVRFLNLIAGEPDIARVPIMIDSSKWEIIEAGLKCVQGKAVVNSISMKEGEDAFREQATLCRRYGAAVVVMAFDEQGQADTFARKTEICQRAYEILVDEVGFPPEDIIFDPNIFAIATGIEEHNNYAVDFIEATRWIREHLPHAMVSGGVSNVSFSFRGNNPVREAIHSAFLYHAIRAGLSMGIVNAGQLAVYDDLPAELRDAVEDVVLNRRPDGTERLLDIADRYKGDGSGPAKKEDLEWRSWEVEKRISHALVKGITVYIEEDTEEARQRASRPIEVIEGPLMDGMNVVGDLFGAGKMFLPQVVKSARVMKQAVAYLIPYIEAEKTEDTKAKGKIVMATVKGDVHDIGKNIVGVVLQCNNYDVVDLGVMVSAEKILQTARAENADIIGLSGLITPSLDEMVHVAKEMQRQGFDLPLLIGGATTSKAHTAVKIEPGYEHPVIYVADASRAVGVAGKLLSPALKPSYVAEIRAEYDQVRERNARRRPKASDLSYAEARERKLPIDWASYTPPRPAVTGLKVFDSYDIEELIKRIDWTPFFMSWELAGKYPKILDDKVVGEAARSLFADAQEMLRKLIDEKHIQARGVIGLWPANSVDDDVIEVYADESRTQVVERLHHIRQQTTKNRDGVCYSLADFVAPKASGKPDWIGGFAVTTGHGVEALAERYKAAGDDYSAIMVQALTDRMAEAFAERMHERVRKEFWGYVPDERLDNVELIAEKYQGIRPAPGYPACPDHTEKSTLFRLLDASANAGIDLTENFAMWPAAAVSGWYFSHPQSKYFSTGKITRDQVEALAERKQMSLEELERWLSPVLSYDPA; translated from the coding sequence ATGGCCGCCGTTCCCTCTGCCTTGACCACCACCCTCACCGAACAACTCGGTCAGCGTATCCTGATGCTCGATGGTGGCATGGGTACCATGCTGCAGAATGCTGAACTCGATGAGGCCGACTTCCGCGGTGACCGTTTCCACGACTGGCCCTCGGACCTGAAGGGCAATAACGACCTGCTGGCCCTGACCTGCCCCGACCTGGTAACGCGGATTCATCGCCAGTACCTGGAGGCAGGCGCCGACATCATCGAAACCAACACCTTCAACAGCACACGCCTCTCCCAGTCCGACTATGGCATGGAGGAACTGGTCCCCGAGCTCAACCGGGAGTCGGCGCGGTTGGCCCGTGAGGTATGCGACGCCGTGGCCAGCGAAACCGGCGTGCCACGCTACGTGGCAGGCGTGCTGGGGCCAACCTCCCGCACCGCCTCGCTGTCGCCGGACGTCAATGACCCGGCCAAGCGCAACGTCACCTTCGACGCGCTGCGTGAAAATTACTATCAAGCGGCCGAAGCGCTGATCGAAGGCGGCGCCGATCTGATCATGATCGAAACCATCTTCGACACCCTCAATGCCAAGGCGGCGATCTTCGCTCTGGAGGAACTGTTTGCCGATCGCGGCGAGCGCCTGCCGGTCATGATCTCGGGCACCATCACCGATGCCTCGGGGCGCACCCTTTCCGGCCAGACCACCGAGGCATTCTGGAATTCGGTGCGACATGCCGAGCCGCTCTCCATCGGGCTGAACTGCGCCCTGGGTGCCGCAGAGCTTCGCCCCTATCTGGAAGAACTCTCCACCAAGGCCGATACCTTCGTCTCCGCGCACCCCAACGCCGGCCTGCCCAACGAGTTCGGTGAATACGACCAGACGCCCGAGGAGATGGCCGCCATCGTCGCCGAGTTCGCCGAAAGCGGCCTGGTCAATATCATCGGTGGCTGCTGTGGCTCCACGCCGGAGCACATTGCCGCCATCCACGCCGCGATCGAGGGCATGGCCCCGCGGCAGGTGCCCGAGCGCCCTCGAGCGTGCCGCCTGTCCGGCCTCGAGCCCTTCAACATCGAGAAGGATTCACTGTTCGTCAACGTCGGCGAGCGTACCAATGTCACCGGCTCGGCCCGCTTCAAGCGCCTGATCGTCGACGAGGACTACAACACCGCCCTGGAGGTGGCACTGGAGCAGGTGGAGAACGGTGCCCAGGTCATCGACATCAACATGGACGAGGGCATGCTGGAGTCCGAGGAAGCCATGGTGCGCTTTCTCAACCTGATCGCCGGGGAGCCCGACATCGCCCGGGTGCCGATCATGATCGATTCCTCAAAGTGGGAGATCATCGAGGCCGGTCTCAAATGCGTCCAGGGCAAGGCGGTGGTCAATTCCATCTCCATGAAGGAGGGTGAGGACGCCTTTCGGGAGCAGGCTACCCTGTGTCGGCGCTACGGTGCCGCCGTTGTGGTCATGGCCTTCGACGAGCAGGGCCAGGCAGATACCTTCGCCCGCAAGACGGAGATCTGTCAGCGGGCCTACGAGATCCTGGTCGACGAGGTGGGGTTCCCGCCGGAAGACATCATCTTCGATCCCAACATTTTCGCCATCGCCACCGGCATCGAAGAGCACAACAACTATGCGGTCGATTTCATCGAGGCCACCCGCTGGATACGCGAGCACCTGCCTCACGCCATGGTCTCGGGCGGCGTCTCCAACGTCTCGTTCTCGTTTCGCGGCAACAATCCGGTGCGCGAGGCGATCCATTCGGCCTTCCTCTATCACGCCATTCGCGCCGGCCTGAGCATGGGCATCGTCAATGCCGGCCAGTTGGCCGTGTATGACGATCTGCCGGCCGAACTGCGCGACGCGGTGGAGGACGTGGTCCTGAACCGGCGCCCCGACGGCACCGAACGACTGCTGGATATCGCCGATCGCTACAAGGGCGATGGCAGCGGCCCCGCCAAGAAGGAGGATCTGGAGTGGCGCAGCTGGGAGGTCGAGAAACGCATCTCCCACGCCCTGGTCAAGGGGATCACCGTCTATATCGAGGAGGACACAGAGGAGGCGCGCCAGCGGGCCAGCCGCCCCATCGAGGTGATCGAAGGGCCGCTGATGGATGGCATGAACGTGGTTGGCGACCTGTTCGGGGCCGGCAAGATGTTCCTGCCCCAGGTGGTCAAGTCAGCACGGGTCATGAAGCAGGCGGTGGCCTATCTGATCCCCTATATCGAAGCGGAGAAGACCGAGGATACCAAGGCCAAGGGCAAGATCGTCATGGCCACGGTGAAGGGCGACGTCCACGATATCGGCAAGAACATCGTCGGCGTGGTCCTGCAGTGCAACAACTACGATGTGGTCGATCTCGGCGTCATGGTGTCGGCGGAGAAGATCCTGCAGACGGCCAGGGCCGAGAATGCCGACATCATCGGCCTGTCGGGCCTGATCACCCCTTCCCTCGACGAGATGGTGCATGTGGCCAAGGAGATGCAGCGACAGGGCTTCGACCTGCCGCTGCTGATCGGTGGAGCCACCACCTCCAAGGCGCATACCGCGGTGAAGATCGAGCCCGGCTACGAGCACCCGGTGATCTACGTGGCGGATGCCTCCCGCGCCGTGGGCGTGGCCGGCAAGCTGCTGTCGCCGGCGCTGAAGCCGAGCTATGTGGCCGAGATTCGCGCAGAGTATGATCAGGTGCGCGAACGCAATGCCCGGCGCCGCCCCAAGGCGTCCGACCTGAGCTATGCTGAGGCCCGCGAACGCAAGTTGCCCATCGACTGGGCCAGCTACACCCCGCCGCGCCCCGCCGTCACCGGGCTGAAGGTATTCGACAGCTACGATATCGAGGAGCTGATCAAGCGCATCGACTGGACCCCCTTCTTCATGAGCTGGGAGCTGGCGGGCAAGTATCCGAAGATCCTCGATGACAAGGTGGTCGGCGAAGCCGCCCGCAGCCTCTTCGCCGATGCCCAGGAGATGCTGCGCAAGCTGATCGACGAGAAGCACATCCAGGCGCGCGGCGTGATCGGGCTGTGGCCGGCCAACAGCGTCGACGATGATGTCATCGAGGTCTACGCCGACGAGTCGCGTACCCAGGTGGTCGAGCGGCTGCACCACATCCGCCAGCAGACCACCAAGAACCGCGACGGGGTCTGCTACAGCCTCGCCGACTTCGTGGCGCCCAAGGCGTCGGGCAAGCCGGACTGGATCGGCGGTTTCGCCGTGACCACCGGGCATGGTGTCGAGGCACTGGCCGAGCGCTACAAGGCCGCCGGCGACGACTACAGCGCAATCATGGTGCAGGCCTTGACCGACCGCATGGCCGAGGCCTTCGCCGAACGCATGCACGAGCGGGTGCGCAAGGAATTCTGGGGCTATGTGCCGGACGAACGCCTGGACAACGTCGAGCTGATCGCCGAGAAGTACCAGGGCATCCGGCCCGCGCCGGGGTATCCCGCCTGCCCCGACCACACCGAGAAGAGCACCCTGTTCCGTCTGCTCGATGCCTCCGCGAATGCCGGCATCGATCTCACCGAGAACTTCGCCATGTGGCCGGCGGCAGCGGTTTCCGGCTGGTATTTCTCGCACCCGCAGTCGAAGTACTTCTCCACCGGCAAGATCACCCGGGACCAGGTGGAAGCCCTGGCTGAGCGCAAGCAGATGAGCCTGGAGGAGCTGGAGCGCTGGCTGTCGCCAGTGCTCTCCTACGACCCCGCATGA